From one Rhopalosiphum padi isolate XX-2018 chromosome 2, ASM2088224v1, whole genome shotgun sequence genomic stretch:
- the LOC132920779 gene encoding eukaryotic translation initiation factor 3 subunit G-like has product MHTKDLIKSSWADEVEDHLEKTTLPPAKVDTHGNTKIITEYRWNKDDKKEKVVRTYKIEKRLVSKTIAERKTWVKFGDSRNDKPGPNTSTTIPAEEIQMQFLSGKDGDKVEENPLDKLKNVNMNIKCRNCGGEHWSFSCHLKGTGLVIEDKKLVQEKVPEPEKNTSTNRPYIPPSAREGATNTAGKRDPYSRGYDEVPAIRIENLSESTSEADLSELVNKFGQVARIFLASNKVTGACKGYAFVNFKSKMDAERAIKGLHGYGYDHLILNVGWSTNNYSKSTY; this is encoded by the exons ATGCATACTAAGGATCTGATCAAATCCAGTTGGGCAGATGAGGTTGAAGATCATTTGGAGAAAACAACATTGCCACCAGCAAAAGTTGATACACACGGTAATACCAAAATTATTACTGAATATCGTTGGAACAAGGATGACAAAAAAGAAAAGGTAGTTCGtacatataaaattgaaaagagATTAGTATCTAAAACTATTGCTGAGCGAAAGACATGGGTTAAATTTGGAGATTCTCGTAATGATAAACCCGGACCAAATACTTCTACCACGATACCGGCCGAAGAAATACAGATGCAATTCTTATCTGGTAAGGATGGTGATAAGGTTGAAGAAAACCCATTGGACAAATTAAAGAATGTGAACATGAACATTAAATGCCGAAATTGTGGCGGAGAGCATTGGTCGTTTTCATGTCATCTCAAAGGTACTGGTTTGGTTATTGAAGACAAAAAACTGGTTCAAGAAAAAGTACCAGAGCCTGAGAAAAATACCAGTACCAACag accatacATTCCCCCATCCGCAAGAGAAGGAGCCACAAATACAGCTGGAAAACGAGATCCATATTCACGCGGTTATGACGAAGTACCTGCTATCCGTATTGAAAATCTTTCTGAAAGTACATCTGAAGCTGATTTAAGTGAATTAGTGAACAAATTTGGTCAAGTTGCTCGAATTTTCTTGGCATCTAATAAGGTCACCGGTGCTTGTAAAGGATATGCATTTGTTAACTTCAAATCAAAAATGGATGCTGAACGAGCTATTAAAGGATTACACGGATATGGTTAtgatcatttaatattaaatgttggtTGGTCGACTAATAACTATAGTAAGAGTACTTACTAA
- the LOC132921455 gene encoding protein spaetzle 4, whose amino-acid sequence MYLKILFLWALPLELNGYGYDGYSTCTKPYRNARAKFPDLPCDFNTQSWCMVPGSTYPWHAVRRFVFENHGLMKRMYGEQRHISVLRADMDTNDIEGGVWNRRREESSLNRYDSQPPPPAPTSGTSAGTASTSNSTSTTTSTTTTTSTARPFNVTTASVADIIPPTTTAVAEDVEDGTSDDVTVDDQMQFETTTDPIASTQRTDQVQEQPGFFQESTNGGTDNTQKSKGINACPVKEEVVAPFWANNTRGEVLALLNLYPFEQYVHWERCTFENKQMFCRQGCRCEQQYRLHRLLAYDPSNDCRGIFSDWFRFPSCCVCRCYDLPNDLRITSRSPRTDGDDGTSGNGNSNDLDTWFQNPLNS is encoded by the exons CTGCCGTTGGAGCTCAATGGTTACGGTTACGACGGTTATAGCACATGCACGAAACCGTATCGCAATGCAAGAGCTAAATTTCCGGATTTACCTTGCGATTTTAACACTCAATCATGGTGCATGGTACCTGGATCGACGTACccgtg gcaCGCAGTCCGACGGTTCGTTTTCGAGAATCACGGTTTGATGAAACGCATGTACGGCGAACAGCGACACATATCAGTGTTACGCGCCGACATGGACACCAACGATATCGAAGGAGGCGTCTGGAACCGACGCCGCGAGGAGTCGTCGTTGAACCGCTACGATTCACAACCGCCGCCGCCAGCACCAACTTCGGGGACTTCCGCGGGAACCGCTTCGACTAGCAACAGTACCAGCACTACCACCTCGACGACGACCACGACCTCCACCGCCCGACCGTTCAACGTTACCACCGCGTCCGTGGCCGACATCATTCCGCCCACGACGACGGCCGTCGCCGAAGACGTGGAAGACGGCACCTCGGACGACGTTACCGTTGACGACCAAATGCAGTTCGAAACCACTACCGATCCGATAGCATCAACCCAGCGCACCGACCAGGTGCAGGAGCAACCGGGATTCTTCCAGGAGTCGACCAATGGTGGCACGGACAACACTCAGAAATCAAAAGGCAt TAATGCTTGCCCTGTAAAGGAAGAAGTAGTCGCACCGTTCTGGGCGAACAACACTCGCGGCGAAGTGCTCGCGCTGCTCAATCTCTATCCGTTCGAGCAGTACGTCCACTGGGAACGATGCAC GTTCGAGAACAAGCAGATGTTCTGTCGCCAGGGCTGCCGGTGCGAACAACAGTATCGTCTGCACAGGCTGCTCGCCTACGACCCATCCAACGACTGCCGCGGAATATTCTCCGACTGGTTCAGGTTCCCGTCATGCTGCGTGTGCCGTTGCTACGATCTGCCAAACGACCTGAGGATCACGTCCCGCAGTCCACGCACCGACGGAGACGACGGCACCAGTGGCAACGGCAACAGCAACGACCTCGACACGTGGTTCCAAAATCCGTTGAACTCTTAA